A window of Centroberyx gerrardi isolate f3 chromosome 6, fCenGer3.hap1.cur.20231027, whole genome shotgun sequence genomic DNA:
TTGCTACGGCTGCGGGAGCGAGACCTGTAGCGACGTCCGCGGGACCGGGACCTGGAGCGAGACCGAGAACGGGAGCGAGACCTGGAAAGACAAGATCCGCCAGTTACATATTTAAGCTTAATCAGTTGTTCATCTTGATCTGTATCTTTTCCTTTGATAGTACATGCCGACTGTACAAGAGAACCAAATGATAGCTGAATAAGTACAAACCACACCCACTTGGCACTTTAAAAGGCCTCATTTGGAGGTCTATTCTGTTCCAAGCATCTAATTGGCTGGTAACACAGTAAACATGGCTGgtggataaaataaaaagtaagcTATGGTATTGTTTTTTACCAATTTATGAAACAATATGTCAAATTACTTTCATATTATCCAGTTGGATAAGAACTCAACCGTTCAGCGGCGTTGAACCTTACAGGTGGACAATATAATTTCCACACACTACTGGCCCCCCAACAATCTCAGCTTTTCTCAATTTTTGTTTCTGGAAATAGTTATTGTGGAACATTGTCTCACtggcaaaatgtaaacatttaatttcactcTGAACATTTGCAGTAtttgaaaatagtaaaaatgttGATATATGATGCAGGAACAGACAAATAAAGAGTAAAAtatttgttcctcaaatcaacAAGACTAATAATCACGATCACAATATCAGAATAAGTAACAGGGATTACTGTTTCAACCATAACCCTGCATCAGTATGTGGATATCAAAGTAAACAGACCAAAAACTCAACAAACCtaaaaacaaactcaaaacACAGAGTGATCCCAGTACTGCTTTACCTGCTGCTGCGGcggccgcctcctcctcctcctctcttgttgAAGCGGTAGCAGTCGTAGGCGTAGTGGCCCCGGTCCCCACACTGGTAACACCGATCGTTGGGGTCAAAATGGCGTCTGCTGGGGCGACCGCGGCCCTTCCTGGACAGGCCCGTCGACATTTCCACACGAATACGGGAACCGCACAGGACCCTGAGGGTTGGGGGGGAGGTAAGAGGCTGTTTTTAGTCCTAGTTATGGTCGTCATGCAGGTTGCAgtgctgttttttgtttaattactCAGAATGAAAAGATTAACTGCTAAACAATGGGGCTAGCGATGACTCTAATTCAGTTTTCAGAGCTAAAATGCTTCTTTGGATACTCTGTCAAACCAAAAAGCCTGCTGACTGAATACAAGGTAAACACTGACTACTCACTTTCCATCCATGCCTTTCACAGCATCTTCTGCATCTCTAGGATCCTCATACTCTACGAAGGCGAACCCGGGTGGGTTCCTGGCCACCCACACGCTCCGCAGCGGGCCATAGTAACTGAACGCTCGCTCCAGCTCGCCCTTGGCAGCACCGTTGCCCAGGTCGCCCACATAGACTTTACAGTCGGTGGTCCGAGATGAACTACGGGAGGATGAGTAGTACGACATCTCTCCTCGCCTGGTGGGAAAAGGGTAAGTGTGCATATTAGATCAGGGAAGAGAAAGTTTGGCTGGGCTTAATTATTCAGAAAACAGATTTTTATAATTAGCCAACACCCACACTCAAACAGAACTTTCATAGGCCCCCTGTAGCTGATTCCCTATGCAGAAATGTTCTCTTGCCTTCcctacagggaggtcagaggtcacggtcagctacagagcagcttCTGGAGCTGGTAGTGGTTCAATGTTTTGTttaaggacacttcagctaAGAGGACGCTGGTTGAACCCCAGCTTACCATTTAACCATGACTTTTGGAAAACACTAGCTATGTTTGGTAGCAAGGAAAAAAGCGCCAGATTGGCCCAATTGTTTGTAAGCGCGCCAATCACGCCCCCTCCAGGCTTTTGAAACAAAGATCAGTCAAGTAGCTCAATTTAAAGGACACACATCTGTGAGAATTCAACTTGTAACATGACTAAAACATGGCGTCGTCGTAGTATTGGTTGGTTTAACGTTATAGCACAGCATTCCGGCAATTGATCCGTTGAAATCATAACTGTTCATTACGATTATGTTATATTACGACGGTTAAGAGGGTCCGTTTTATTGAGGACAAAAGGCCAGTAAGCTAATCAGAAAATCGTTAAATGTTATTGATTCAGGTAACGAAGGTACCAATTGAGAACATACTGTTCTCATTCATTTGATTCAACATTATGAGTGGATCAGTCTATGTGCCGGGAATCATTGTGCGATAGCGCGTGGAGCGAAATATCTTATTCTCAATGAGCCATCTCTGAACAGCGGTTTAGTTATTTAAGATATAATTTCGACAATTAACAATTACGCAACAATTAAGTAATATGCATCTCATATACTGATGTATTGGTAGTTATATCCAGGAATTAGTCGGAGCCCTTGCTCTTCGACTGTTCATAAACAATGGCGAACACACGCGCTAGCGTCACTTACCTTCTTCCGCAGTTCCGTTGATTTATTAGTCAGCTCCGACCAGAGATGAAACTTCGGCCCTTTCAGACAGAAGTCTGACCTATTATTCACCTTAAAATATGTTATTCTTCTATCCTTGTCTGGCTAATTAGCCACTTTTACGAGCATTAACAAATCTTCCACATGTCCTTCCACCGGGCTAATTCGGCTATCCAAACGACTCCCTACCGTGCGACTTCCGCATCTGCGCACTTTGACTCGTCGAAAAGGCGCAATGCACTAATCACACAACGGGTAGCTCCTCCTACCGACCGGGATGGCGGCTCAGAGAGTTTCAGTGATTTTACTTGGAAGTAGGCCTATTATGAAATTATCATTTGAAATATTATAAAacgattttttttaaaacaacgcaaaatgttttcattgtatTGATATTattgctagtagtagtagttcttCAGCAGTAGCTAAACCTATgagctaaacaaagtggttgctaggcGACACTTAACTATCGGTATGAGTTGATTTTCAGTTTGcgcattacttttacttttactattaCTGTTTAACTTTTACTGTCACAGTGTCAACAGTTTTAGCATGACTCAGCCACCAGAACTATCTGACTGATTGATATGAGTGATTAAACTTACTAACTCTCCCTCTGTACACTTACCAAGCAAatatataaaagtataaaagtagtagtagcaagtagcagcagctctgggtcttgatgtgtgtatgtgttggtgtgtttgtatgttcatTTAGTGCAAAAATAAAGACTCAGACACAGTAAgccttgaaaataaataaactatatTCAAATAAGGTCAACTTCAGTTGATTAAAGAGCTTCATTTTCTTTCAGTAACACATTACACCTCATGCCATGTTCTCAAAAACAAgtgtcatcttttttttctaagcattttttttcctcatttcataaaaaaaaattaaatatcatCTTCAgttaataatttattacagtaTTGGATAAATGTATATCTCTATCATATGATATCGTATTAACTCGGTCATTATTTCCCTACAAAGgttcaggcagagagagaaattttCATCACAGGAAAAACTTCACAAAGAGACACGTTGAAGAGCAAGACCTGGAGGGGAATGGGACCTCTCACCTCAaatatagagagagaagaagagaagaagaagaagaagaagaagaagaggagagagggggggtacactaacacagacacagaaatatcatacaccaacaaacaaaaagatgaaCTGGGATGTTGCTCGTTTCGGACGTAGCCTTGACACAACAGAGCAGGCTCTTTTCACAGCTTCTAAAGGTAACAAAATAAATACGCAGTCGACACTGAATCcataaatggtgtgtgtgtgtgtgttcgtgtgtgtgtgtgcgtgtgtgctccAATCTGTagctgtatgtctgtgtgtggtgcatCTGTGTGTCACTTGCTCAGCTTATTTTACAAAGAGCTTCCGGTTTTTGGGATTCAACCGTGGGAATCGACCCGATAAAATATGCCTATAGGCGTCCAATCACAGTAGACCATGCTGCTAACACACAGGACGAGGGGAGTCATCATGCATctgcagaggaacacagaggaaacaaacacaggaacacattggggtggggggtaaaGGGGGGGATGTAGGGGGGCGGGACATCACATCtagctacagaacagcaaagGGCCGAAGCCACACAGTTAGTACAGAAGTTCATCAAAACACGGAACATTGTCTGGACATTGTGGACAGTTCTGTTTTTCGGGTGCTGAGCCAGACCTGCATCACATTCACCGGGACAGAACTGGGTCCGCTGGGCGCAACGACATCACCGgtgattagggatgggacgatatatatcgAAAGTCAATATattgcgatacaaaaatgtgacaatgccaaaatgaatggtgatgttagctgcattttattctgctgtagtaatcacagatgagacgcttgaccatcacagtttcacaagctctccatccaaattatattattgtcactttgtaatgacatttttaaattgctgtttacattttagcGAGCCAACGCCATCGCTAGAACTATTTGTGGCTTAGAAATAGTCATACTTAGTCATACAACAGTCATACTactcattgaacttttatttatcacatcgtaaaccttgtatcgaatcatgaacctcatatcgcgtatcgaatcgtatcgtgagataagcatattgccCCATCCCTACTGGTGATCCATTTTGTACCCAGTGTTGCTGATGGTTTTGACCCAGTCGTAGATTACACACgaacccgtgtgtgtgtgtgtgtgtgtgtgtgtgtgtgtgtgtaatctaaACTTGGTCCCACCTTGTAGTTTAGTGTGTAGACTACATTAAGCTGCTAATTTAAGCCTCACTCAGCAGCGACCTGCCGCATGAGCACCGCTGATATTTATAAATCTCCCTCTGCTCACGACAACCCAAGACTGACAATTATACTGGCAATGTTCAGCACTGTTTCTTCATGTAAACATGCTACTTACACTCAAAAACTCCTCCTTCAAGAAAACcggataaataaatataagttGGCGGAGGGCGCAACAAACACTGGAGCAAAAAGGATGtttgcttttttctgtttttacctCCTACCTGGGGTAAAACTTAGCTGACTTCTCATCGAAGCTATATGAACGAAATAAGATGTATGCTGTATTTTTCTGTATTGCACATTGAATCCACACTCCCTGAACTAAACACCAAACTGTTTTGCCTCAAGGACGTGCGGTGCAGCTTATCTATAGATAAATAAtctttttgtaaataaataaatatctaaaTAAATTATCTGGTGAGAAGAAATATACATAAGCGTTATGTAACACGGACACAAACAAGTCAGCAGACAAAATAGTTGTAAATCAGATGAGATTATGTTGGGTTATGATAGACTACACTGATTCAAGGGGGAGTTTCTTCATTGtggaaaatgtatcaaaatCTAATCCACTAAATTCAATAATGGCATAATCTACACTAATCTCTACCAACTGTAAATTGATGCTATTCTAAACATTGTTTGGAAGTACAAAAAAATCCACCTCAGCTACATCTGCGaggaaaatatacaaaattgtTTTTTAGAAAGTTTACAAAGTATGGTTAGTTAAGGGTAAACGAATCGAATCTTTCTGATATTATCgtgtgtaataataatagtaataacaaatTCCACTTGTATAGCACTTATTGTTTGTGGGTGAAGATCTCGAGGTGCTTTAGAAGAGAAAATGTTTGTAATGcacctgcagcacaaagtataATGTCCTTACAGAAATATGCAATGTAATGATATTAGGCAGTGAATATTTCAATAATGAAAGGGCTGACTGTGACATGATGACATGGTGAATCACCTAAGCTAACACTTACTGTACCTAAGTCTACTTTTTCTATCatacaataaaaagaaaaaaaaagtcgcACACTACTTGCTCCATTTGCTGTGGCATTTATTTACGCAGCGCCATTTCAGCCAGTGTTGAAAGTGATATATCTGAACTGTCGGTGTGTGAATGTCACAGCAAAGCGAGGGAGGACTGTGCATTTTGGTCGGTGGTTCTCCAGCAGTCTGCACCTCGCTGCTTGTGCGCTCTGGTTGAGTTTTGTAGATTTTTGTACTGTCCGTTTAGCAGCCGATGGGGCGAGGACTTTGTGAAACACTTAATGATCCTACACATTCTCCCTGACGTCTCTCCTCACGCTCCTCCATGCAATACTGAGCAACACGTACATGCCTTAAAAGGGCTGCGTTTCCATTTGTACAGCAGGAGACGACAGCCTATGCTATGTTACTATTAAAAAATGCTCTTTGATACATTTAAACCTATAATTACTCTGCCACTACTGCAAAGCTTTTCTGTGGAAAGCCTCATTTAGACTGCACTCTCGCTTCAATTGTTGTCAACAAAGCTAAGCGCTGCCTGCTGTTGATGTATGGGCTGTAAGCAAAGAAAGCCTAGTGGACGTTAGAGCGTAGACTGCCCTCTCAAGACGTCTACTGATTTTCTACCATAATATTCAGTCGTTTTTAGTGTGTCCTGCCCTACTATTGCACTCTCACCACAAATGAATTACAACACTCCCCTTCCCACAGGACAAAAAGAGGTGAAACAGAGCGAAATGTCTAGTTTCACCTTCGAGGATGTTGTACTGTTGTACCACCAGAAAAGCTTTCTACAGTCTGCTAATAGTTTGACTCTGATGATTCTCACTTAATTGCACACTAACAGGTTTGTTTCCTGGTGTTGacgaaagaaaacaaaacaaaacactgtctAAATGAGTAATATTAAAGAAAGTGCAGCCAGGACAGAGTTTGTACAGTTGAAAGCTTGAATACTAGAGCGTTTTACTGGAGAGTCTTTCTTAAGGCATTTGATGGGTAGGATCCTGTAGCAAGTAATCAATATTGAGTAGATTAGGATCTTGTGCAGACTGATAGTTGATGTCAGGAATCTGTTTTGTTGCTTTGTCTGAAATGATTTGATCAGAAGTCACTGGATAATGGGCTTTTGAGGCTTCACCCTTGAAAGTAAACTAACACTGTTAGGTCTTGTTTCGACCAAACCATGCATATTTGTCAGAGTCAACCATGCTGTAACCGTGCTACTATCGCTATGGAAACGATTAGTCTGTCAGGATACATGCCACAGTAATGGATTAGTCTGTTACTACCCACAATGCCACAGTGGTGGCTGAATTTGATGTCTATGCTCAGCCCTCAGTCCCTCTGCTTGGGGCAGAAAGGGCCTCTACAGCAAAGATTCACAAACCACAGTTAACAAATatcaacacaaacattttgAGAAAGTGGATTACATCGGGTGTTACGGGACATGTCGCCTACGCTACACTCTTACGGTCCTTCTGAGGTGGAAAATGTCCCTTCTGGTTCCTCCATTCTCTCTGACCTTCCACTGGACTGAACACTTGTCACCTCTCCTCCGCTTCATATAGAAAGATTTATCTATCAAGTTACAGCTGATGGTTTACTGTCCACTGAGCAGACACACGGATGCAGGGATGTaatttacagtatgtacacTGGTTCAGCTCATTCACTTTTACATATATCTGAGAATTATTATGTAAAGATGCTCAATATCTGGCAATTCAGCAGGATGGGGGCatgcaaaaaataatctttcaGGTTGACATACAAACCTCTGTCACTATAGGGCTTTGGCCCTGACTTAACATGGCATATATCCTGTAAAGAAACACATTTGAAGGGAAGTTGAGGAGGTATGGctctggaaaaactctctctctttaaatccACCAGTCACAGTGTCTGGTGGATTCCAAAAAGCTTCAGCCAAGTTTACAGTTTCACCagccaaatctgatttttataGTGGAAAAAAATCTCTAGACGATGGCTAGTTGAACGCCAAAGTGGCTGGTTGTAAAATAAAACTTTACCAGCCACATTCAAAATGTACAGTAACAGCGTTTGGCTGGTCTCTGGGATGAGTTTCCCACCCGTTACATAAGCATGCATTTACAATACATGCTCCCCTCCTGTAACGTAACCTTCTGGTTTGCCTGTAATAGATAAAACCAGATTGTACAATGTGTTTTGCAGGGAACAACGTGAAATCTGCAGTATTCACCACAGCTGTTAATGCACACAGTTGGAAAggttattttcaaaatgtaatctgttACACACTACTGATTATCTGGTTAATTTTGTAATCAGTAATGCAATCCACTGgaatactcaaactcagtaacataatcattacattacagtaacTTTTGGATTTCTTGGATTTCAGTAATTTTTGGATTTCAGTAATTTTTGGCTCCAAAATCCAGAATTTGCCTCCGCATCCAGAATATGCAGTTAAATGAACAATTTATTCCAGTTTATAGGCTAAAGTTTGATTAGTGTTATTATCATCTACAACCATTATCAACCGTTATTCCAACATCAGTAAAATAACATTAGCATCTAACAGACTAAATTACGCTTTCCCTTCAAACATGTCTCCAAGTAATCCAAGTAATCACCTATTTCTTTAAGTATCTGTATTCTGATTATTGTCAGTTTTTGTAATCAGAATACTCCAGTCCCAATCCATGCAATCAGATTCCTGTAGCCCCATTAACTGCAGTCCATTACCCCCCAACCCTGTTCATGTGCTGTAACCACCAGCCTCGTCGAGAGCAGAGGAGACGATCGCTGCTGCGCT
This region includes:
- the srsf7a gene encoding serine and arginine rich splicing factor 7a, with product MSYYSSSRSSSRTTDCKVYVGDLGNGAAKGELERAFSYYGPLRSVWVARNPPGFAFVEYEDPRDAEDAVKGMDGKVLCGSRIRVEMSTGLSRKGRGRPSRRHFDPNDRCYQCGDRGHYAYDCYRFNKRGGGGGGRRSSRSRSRSRSRSRSRSRGRRYRSRSRSRSNGRRHRSPSYSKRRSRSGSQARSKSRTPVRSRSRSRSRSGSGPRGRSASRSRSRSRSASHKRNSRSRSASPKRSPTPGDD